The DNA region GCTGCGGCTGGTTTGGGTCGTCCACTTTCACCAGCCCTTGGACAACTTCCCCGAAACTTTCCGTCGCTTTCTCGACCGGGTCTGCCGCCCCTTTTTGGATGCCCTGGAGCGCCATCCGCGGATCCGGATGGGCCTCCACTTTTCCGGCGGATTTCTCCTTTATCTGGAACGGGAAGAGCCCGAGCTGCTGGTAAAGCTGGGCGGAATCATCTCCCGCAATCAAGTCGAGCTGCTGGGCGGCGGCTTCTACGAGCCGATCTGGAGCATGATTCCGGTTTCGGACGCCAAGGCGCAACTACGCAAAATGGCCGAATGGATCCAAAGCCGTTTTCAGGTCGTGCCCAGGGGCGCGTGGCTCCCCGAATCCGTCTGGGAGCCTTGGTTCCCCAAGCTTCTTTGCGAAACAGGCTACGATTATGTTCTGCTCGAAGACCGTTTGCTGCAGCGGGCGGGCCTCGAGCCGGCGGAACTTTGCCACCCGTTTCTGACCAGCCACCTCTCCTCCACCGTCGTTGTCCTCCCGTTCGCTTCCCGCCTTTCGGCGGAGATCCCCTTTCGGTCCATTCCCGAGATTCACGCCGCGCTCGTTCAGCTCTGCCACCGTCCGGAGCCGCAGACGCTGGTTCTCGCCCAGAGCGCGGAAGCCTTCGGGTTCTGGCCTTCCACTTTTCAGAGATTTTACGAAGACGCCGTTCTCGAGCAGTGGCTGGTTTATCTGGAAAACCAGTCGGAGCGCTTGTCCACGGAGACTCCGGGCGAGGCGGCCGCGGGAAGATGGCCAGCCGTCTTCTTAGCGTCCGGCGCGCGAACCGATCTCGAAGGCTACGCGCTGCCCGCAGCGGCGAGTCGAGCGTACTTCGCCGTGCAAGAAGACCTCTCCCACCGATTCGATGCCGATCGCTTCTTCCGCTTCCTGCACGGCGGGGCCTGGCAGCAATTTCTGGCCAAATATTCCGAGGCGAACTGGATGCACAACAAGATGCTGTCGGTCAGCCGCCGCCTTCGCAGCCTTCCGGACGGGCAAAACGCGCCAGCCTACGACAGCCTCCTTGCCGCGCAGGAGCATACCCCCTATTGGCATGCCCTGAGCGGCGGGCTCTTCGCCAACTATCTGCGGGATGCGGTCTACCGGCGGCTGATCGGGATCGAACAGGATCTCGAAGAAGCTTCCTCCTGCCCGGCGACGGAGCAGGCGGACCTCGACGCCGACCGCGAACCCGAGGTGATCCTGCGCACGCGGACCTGCCGGGCGGTCGTCGATCCGGACTACGGCGGGTCGCTGGTGGAGCTGGCGTTCCTTCCCACCCGGTACAACGTGGCCAACACCTTGCGTCGCTACGCCAAAGTCTTTCCGGAGCCCCCCCCGTCGGAGCCGATCGTCGACTGGCACCGGCGCCACCTATTCCAGGAGCACTTCGTCCCCGAGCAAACATCCTTCCCTGATTTCGGAAACGAGTCCTACATCGAACGCGGCGATTTCATCAATCTTCCCTACAGGATCCTCTCGCTCGTGGAGGAGGGGCCGGCACGGCGGCTGCTGCTGGAGCGGGAGGGCGGGGTGTATTTCGACCAGGAGCGGAGGCCGCTGCGCTGTCGGAAGCTTTTTGAGCTCGAAGAGCCCG from Methylacidimicrobium sp. AP8 includes:
- a CDS encoding alpha-amylase/4-alpha-glucanotransferase domain-containing protein — encoded protein: MVRLNPLRLVWVVHFHQPLDNFPETFRRFLDRVCRPFLDALERHPRIRMGLHFSGGFLLYLEREEPELLVKLGGIISRNQVELLGGGFYEPIWSMIPVSDAKAQLRKMAEWIQSRFQVVPRGAWLPESVWEPWFPKLLCETGYDYVLLEDRLLQRAGLEPAELCHPFLTSHLSSTVVVLPFASRLSAEIPFRSIPEIHAALVQLCHRPEPQTLVLAQSAEAFGFWPSTFQRFYEDAVLEQWLVYLENQSERLSTETPGEAAAGRWPAVFLASGARTDLEGYALPAAASRAYFAVQEDLSHRFDADRFFRFLHGGAWQQFLAKYSEANWMHNKMLSVSRRLRSLPDGQNAPAYDSLLAAQEHTPYWHALSGGLFANYLRDAVYRRLIGIEQDLEEASSCPATEQADLDADREPEVILRTRTCRAVVDPDYGGSLVELAFLPTRYNVANTLRRYAKVFPEPPPSEPIVDWHRRHLFQEHFVPEQTSFPDFGNESYIERGDFINLPYRILSLVEEGPARRLLLEREGGVYFDQERRPLRCRKLFELEEPDCLRVQYTITNESELPLDLHFVCEANYTLLAPEGPQRFIAMGEDRLPCGLLFERGGIQSWELVDQTRSLRWEWVLPEGPSTLWHYPVYTIGYANGQFEYNYQGSALGIVWPLHLPSGEKQVFTIFTRFHHLHD